In the genome of Mucilaginibacter sp. 14171R-50, the window TTTTTCAAAAAAGCTTGATGTTACCAATAACATTAACCTGAGCGCATCGCAGGGCAAAAGCTACGATTACATGGATGTGTACTATTCGTTCCTGAACATGCCTTGGGATAACCCCTATGATGCAAACGGCCAGCCAATTTATGTAGATGGCAACTCTACCTTTAAATGGTGGTCGCGCGATAAGATCAATCCCCTTAATACGGTAAAAAACTCCGATCACTCTTACAAAGGGTTCAATGTAAACTATGATCTGGGTATCAATTACCGCATTACCAACTGGCTAACATTTACCAGCACCAACCGCGTAGCGGCATCGTTTGACAAAGGTACAAACTACGTATCGCCGATAGCGGCAGGTACCTACCATGGCACCGGGTACATTGACGAACTGAACACCCTTAACTACGGCCTTATCAGCAACCAGTTATTCAAATTTGATTTTAAAATGGGCGACCACAGCCTTAGCGGTTTTGTGGGCGGGGCGTTTGAAACCAGTAAGAGCGAATATTCGGGCGCATCGGGCAAAGGCCTGCCCGAAGGTTTAAAGGTGCTTAACGTGGTATCAAACAACCAGCTGGTAAACGGCGCGAATAATAAATACATCCTGCAATCATTGCTTTCGCAGGTAAACTATAACTACAAAAACAAATACTTCCTTTCTGGATCGTTCCGGTACGATGGTTCATCTAACTTCGCGCCAAGCAAACAATACGGCGGCTTCCCGTCTATATCTGCCGCATGGCTGGCCAGCAACGAAGATTTCCTGGCAGACAACAATATCATCAACAACTTAAAGCTGCGTGGCAGTTATGGTATTACAGGTACGCAGGATATCGGCGCGTCGCGGTACCTGGGCCTGTTCTCGTTAACTACCCAGTATAACTCGCTGGTTGGCGCGGTGCCATACCAATTGGCCAATCCTAATTTAACATGGGAGAGCAAACGCCAGATAAACGCCGGTATCGACATCGGTTTATTTAAGCGGTTGAATTTAACGGTAGATGTTTACCGTAACGATACTAAAGACCTGTTGCTGCAGGTATCGCAGCCGCTGTCGGTAGGTTTCGAAACCAGGTGGGAAAACGCCGGAACTGTAGTAAACAAGGGTATTGAGGTGGGCATCAGCTCGACCAATGTACTAACCAAAGATTTTGAATGGAACACCGATTTTACCATTAATTTTAACAACAACAAGTTATCAGGCTTCCCATCGGATATTATCAAGACCGGGTCGTGGAGCATCTCGCAGATCTACCGCAACGGCGGCGACCTGTTTGAGTTTTACATGCCAAAATGGTTAGGCGTAGATGCGCAAACCGGCGCCCCTGTTTGGGAAAAGATCATCTACAATACCGATGGTAAAGCAGTGGCCAGCGAAAAAACATCAGATTACGCACAGGCTACCAACCAGGAAGTTGGTTCGGCATTGCCTAAATTTCAGGGTGGCTTTAATAACAGTTTCAGGTATAAAAGCTTTAACTTAAGGGTGAGCACTTACTTTAACTACGGTAACAAAGTATTTAGCAATAACTTAAGGTTTATGATGAACGACGGCCACGAACCATATTACAACCAGATAAAACTGCCTGATGGCGCTAAAATATGGAGCGGCCCCGGCGATACCCAGGCTACAGAGCCAAGCCCTCAAAACTCGGCAAACTCTACCGAAACCTCAACCCGCTATTTAAAAGACGGCAGCTATTTTACTATCAGGAATATCGCTTTCAGCTATACCCTGCCAACCGCGTGGGCACAAAAAATAGCCATGAAGGGTGTAACCGTTGGCGTAACTGCCGATAACGTGGCTACGTTCTCGAACTTTTTGGGCCAGGACCCGCAAACTACCATTACACCGGGCAGCTTTGCAACACCGGGCGTGTCAGACTTTAAGTACCCAAACAACCGCCAATATTTGTTAACCGTTAACTTTAACTTTTAAGCAGGTTGCAGCCTAATAAAATTAAGTATATGAAAAAGAAAATATTCTCTATTAT includes:
- a CDS encoding TonB-dependent receptor; translation: MIRKILLICFCAIMFCLQGFSQTLPVTGRVVSALDKQPMAGVTVSVKGTTAGAMTNINGEFTVNVPAGKATLVVRFLGYLPKEVPVTGGQTGIQVQLTEDVQQLTDVVVVGYTSKKQNELTSAVSVVSANKLKDVTANDIGTMLQGKVAGLNVVNSSGAPGAAAEIRLRGVSSVNANQSPLIVVDGIIGGNYDPNDVESITVLKDAGATALYGSQANAGVVIITTKTAKQGETRFEAKISTGFRTADFGKMKVMNSNELYDYQKEFYRDYIVGAPDNSYKIDLVKFYNERPLSLRSQDYNWSKESFKKAPIYNFYLSASGKTEKNDYYVGASYYKEKGTFINTNFERVNLRGNSTYHFSKKLDVTNNINLSASQGKSYDYMDVYYSFLNMPWDNPYDANGQPIYVDGNSTFKWWSRDKINPLNTVKNSDHSYKGFNVNYDLGINYRITNWLTFTSTNRVAASFDKGTNYVSPIAAGTYHGTGYIDELNTLNYGLISNQLFKFDFKMGDHSLSGFVGGAFETSKSEYSGASGKGLPEGLKVLNVVSNNQLVNGANNKYILQSLLSQVNYNYKNKYFLSGSFRYDGSSNFAPSKQYGGFPSISAAWLASNEDFLADNNIINNLKLRGSYGITGTQDIGASRYLGLFSLTTQYNSLVGAVPYQLANPNLTWESKRQINAGIDIGLFKRLNLTVDVYRNDTKDLLLQVSQPLSVGFETRWENAGTVVNKGIEVGISSTNVLTKDFEWNTDFTINFNNNKLSGFPSDIIKTGSWSISQIYRNGGDLFEFYMPKWLGVDAQTGAPVWEKIIYNTDGKAVASEKTSDYAQATNQEVGSALPKFQGGFNNSFRYKSFNLRVSTYFNYGNKVFSNNLRFMMNDGHEPYYNQIKLPDGAKIWSGPGDTQATEPSPQNSANSTETSTRYLKDGSYFTIRNIAFSYTLPTAWAQKIAMKGVTVGVTADNVATFSNFLGQDPQTTITPGSFATPGVSDFKYPNNRQYLLTVNFNF